In Bernardetia litoralis DSM 6794, the genomic window AACTTTTAAATACCTTATAATCAAACACTTATAAAATAATAAATTTAAATTCATTATCTTTTTTGGTTATTTAGCGAGTCATTTTAACTCTAAAAAAAAAATATGCAAAGTATGTAATTCTATTTTTTACTAAAAATTTACTTCTAAAAAATGATTATTTATTGTACTTTACTTTGATAACTCTTGCATTATTACCTGTTTAAGTTTATCTATATTTCCACCAAAACCTGTTTCTCTATGAACAATTTCGCCTTTTTTATTGATGACGATTTGAGTAGGAACTAAATTTACATCATAGACATCAGCTAGTTCCTTTGCATGTGGCAAGACTGAAAAACTAAACATTTCTTTCTGACGCTGTGCAAAACGCTGAACTACTAAGGGCGAATCTTTAGTAACAGCCAAGAAAATAATATCATCAGTTTGTGTTTCTCTCCATATTTTATTTAAAAATGGGATTTCTTTTGCACACGGAAGACAATAATTTGCCCAAAAATTAAGAACTACTACTCGTCCTTTCCATTCAGATAATTTTATTTCATAACCACTCATATCTTTGATAGAAAAATCAGCAGCCAATTTTTTAGGTTCTTGATTTTCATTTTCTACTCTTTCTTTTAGGTTTTTTGCATAGCTTTCAAAGCCTTTTTCTTGTTGTGTTTCTTTGAAAAGAACTTTGATTGAATCTAAAACTCTGTCGTCTTTTGTTTCTTGGTAGAGAGTTTCGTAGGTTTTTAGGGCTTCGTTGTGTTGATTTATTTTTTTTTGGATATATGCTTTTCTATTTGAAATTTGTGAAATAAGTGTACTTTTAAAATTGTTGCTTATGTCTTTTCTATAAAAATAACTTGCACTATCTAGATATACTATCGCTTGTTCATATTTTTTTCTACTTCA contains:
- a CDS encoding peroxiredoxin family protein: MAADFSIKDMSGYEIKLSEWKGRVVVLNFWANYCLPCAKEIPFLNKIWRETQTDDIIFLAVTKDSPLVVQRFAQRQKEMFSFSVLPHAKELADVYDVNLVPTQIVINKKGEIVHRETGFGGNIDKLKQVIMQELSK